The following coding sequences are from one Panicum hallii strain FIL2 chromosome 5, PHallii_v3.1, whole genome shotgun sequence window:
- the LOC112891804 gene encoding uncharacterized protein LOC112891804 isoform X1 — translation MERIPAASAMDWSIDLDRGLSSRHYGTRVRALDAAGPRLRQLCACPTAPAPVASAFGVLPWEARVFAETMLLRLASEFRNADGAMRARIVRALLSAAGGRGVLAGARVAERDQLLRRVKVVYDAGSARDRALALRVFGCLAEVSKDSVHVRSLILSSLGASSALEVKAAIFAAGCICRLSEDFSRIILEVFRRLICSRTSEPQVIMTAIKAFSKLDCTLAVIHRVHEVGKQMILGTLEDVLKSEVLYSLSRLVSKSTILFRDQVDLLLLFLNHDSTPMKSAALKCICFMFHRHTYHFPVIRTVFGKLLPLIDDVDFSLDYKSDVLRILQKVFCGKASGIHHLSGSELSKLLLAAESYLHSSSLEMQGTALEILGEVFCILKQAKPDLNMTILKGSSFAYAEGQGVTNNVPLTSEKNGINRALCKIITMIVNYIISLVNQVISSEKKEVTRRSICMPSELDKKCIAPFRLMLKLVTCYPSAATVAIGELRGLVKELSRINGSDYSEVAVTSIEPFHTSVALQELSTSNGNAELLATTIEASLIETDIGKGKPDATEFNCKNKKSITHDLTLRTLKFANACHDVLRKTSGARYNPHDSIKGLIECIHQNDSQYWSTYEAFQLIICACIARDTCKLRDGNQELCGSKEEPNFFSTPVWIAQELCALRMTKMLIKKQKYWEAYRSSMYCCRKGLWFTASFVFRKLADAFNPGSFSCWLKSLLLFSAGEIEMKLLLFPSATIKLVGELQTDNDLSEDLYCAETDTDSIPSASQELHDHRAKITGICGRTCLANDALESNASSDFEFFFQRWFISLRSSFLEILTDILGILSANSSAYEGREDHLNVSGELLQGQILALASFSLRLSDLAKSYDLLAASHMDMDRRSSSSLARLAFMCSLLAFCTAYSVDFSRAYSDVEQCKLPKRFSHASVLQDLHGRVDGADRQIVSQLQQFVPTSFDAQVCLQSSGRMNCSGDLEKDSYSLCHFAVASLLRARGNAKANGMANRADCLYSLHGGLQLLSIILQKLMELPFVVPKYFFRVRPCLGAELYMFVSNPADTSGMSVEPGFQLSLTLGMQWKRVLERTAIRPVKLYCILAASSTPCFDAAGTRSKQFETRKTAETVELNCKLLRYIRSDLRKGRDEKDSQSGSEMVTAFAHFEPADSGQGFSACLLDVSSFPEGSYQIKWLACFVDENGSYFSLLPLNDGAVFSVRKS, via the exons atggAGAGGATCCCAGCGGCGTCCGCCATGGACTGGAGCATCGACCTCGACAGGGGCCTCAGCTCCCGCCACTACG gcacgcgcgTTCGCGCCCtcgacgccgccggcccgcgcctCCGCCAGCTCTGCGCTTGCCCCACTGCCCCCGCGCCTGTCGCCTCCGCGTTCGGCGTCCTGCCCTGGGAGGCACGCGTCTTCGCGGAGACCATGCTCCTCCGTCTCGCCTCTGAGTTCAGGAACGCCGACGGCGCCATGCGGGCCCGCATCGTCAGGGCCCTCCTCTCCGCGGCGGGGGGACGAGGCGTGCTGgccggtgcgcgcgtcgcggagCGTGACCAGCTACTCAGGAGGGTCAAGGTGGTCTACGACGCGGGGAGCGCGCGGGACAGGGCGCTCGCGCTGCGCGTGTTCGGCTGCCTCGCTGAGGTCTCCAAGGACAGCGTGCATGTCCGTTCTCTCATACTCTCCAGCTTGGGTGCCTCAAGTGCTCTAGAG GTCAAGGCAGCAATTTTTGCAGCTGGTTGCATTTGTCGTCTGTCAGAGGACTTCTCACGGATAATTCTTGAAGTGTTCCGAAGATTGATATGTTCTCGGACATCAGAACCACAAGTTATCATGACAGCAATTAAGGCTTTCTCGAAGCTTGATTGTACGTTGGCTGTTATCCATAGAGTTCATGAG GTTGGAAAGCAGATGATTCTAGGCACACTTGAAGATGTATTGAAATCTGAAGTTCTCTATTCGCTCTCAAGATTGGTATCCAAGTCTACCATTTTGTTCCGTGACCAG GTGGATTTACTGTTACTGTTTCTGAATCATGATTCCACTCCTATGAAGTCTGCGGCGTTGAAATGCATATGTTTTATGTTTCACAGACATACCTACCATTTTCCCGTTATTAGGACTGTTTTTGGAAAGTTGTTGCCACTAATTGATGATGTGGATTTTTCACTTGACTATAAGAGTGATGTGTTAAGGATTCTGCAGAAG GTTTTCTGTGGTAAAGCGTCAGGCATTCATCATTTAAGTGGTTCTGAATTATCTAAGCTTCTTCTGGCTGCTGAAAGTTATTTACATTCTTCTTCCTTGGAGATGCAAGGTACAGCTCTAGAAATACTTGGGGAAGTCTTTTGCATTCTCAAGCAAGCGAAGCCAGATCTGAACATGACCATCCTTAAGGGTTCATCATTTGCATATGCTGAGGGCCAAGGAGTAACCAACAACGTACCATTAACTTCTGAAAAAAATGGTATAAACAGAGCTCTATGTAAGATCATAACAATGATTGTGAATTATATCATATCTCTGGTCAATCAAGTAATCAGCAGTGAAAAGAAAGAAGTCACTAGAAGAAGCATCTGCATGCCATCTGAATTGGATAAGAAATGCATAGCTCCTTTCAGACTTATGCTGAAGCTTGTTACATGCTACCCTTCTGCTGCTACTGTTGCTATTGGTGAACTAAGAGGCCTGGTAAAGGAACTATCTCGAATTAACGGCAGTGATTATTCTGAAGTTGCTGTTACCTCTATTGAACCATTCCATACAAGTGTTGCTCTTCAGGAATTGAGCACTTCAAATGGCAATGCTGAACTTTTAGCTACAACTATTGAAGCTTCTCTCATTGAAACAGACATTGGTAAGGGAAAACCGGATGCCACCGAATTCAATTGCAAGAATAAAAAGTCCATTACGCATGATCTTACTCTTCGCACGCTCAAGTTTGCAAATGCTTGTCACGATGTGCTTCGTAAAACATCTGGTGCTAGATATAATCCACATGATAGCATTAAGGGCCTAATCGAGTGTATCCATCAGAATGACTCTCAATATTGGAGCACATATGAAGCCTTCCAACTAATAATTTGTGCTTGTATTGCCCGGGATACTTGTAAACTCAGAGATGGTAATCAGGAACTATGTGGTTCAAAAGAGGAGCCTAATTTCTTCTCAACTCCTGTTTGGATAGCTCAGGAATTGTGTGCACTTCGAATGACCAAAATGCTTATAAAAAAGCAGAAATACTGGGAAGCTTATAGGTCTTCCATGTACTGTTGTCGTAAAGGTCTCTGGTTCACAGCTTCCTTTGTCTTCAGGAAACTGGCAGATGCATTTAATCCAGGCTCTTTCAGTTGCTGGCTCAAATCATTGCTACTTTTTTCTGCTGGGGAAATTGAGATGAAGCTATTGCTTTTCCCCTCAGCAACTATAAAGTTAGTCGGTGAGCTACAGACAGACAATGATCTTAGTGAGGACCTTTACTGTGCTGAAACAGACACTGACAGTATTCCCAGTGCATCTCAAGAGTTGCATGATCACCGAGCAAAAATCACTGGTATTTGTGgcagaacatgcttagctaatgATGCCCTAGAATCAAATGCCTCTTCAGATTTCGAATTCTTTTTCCAGAGATGGTTCATTAGCCTTAGATCATCATTTCTGGAGATCTTAACTGACATTCTTGGTATTCTTAGTGCAAATTCTTCTGCATATGAAGGAAGAGAAGACCATTTAAATGTATCAGGAGAGCTTCTCCAAGGCCAAATACTTGCTTTGGCTAGTTTCTCTTTAAGACTAAGTGATCTGGCAAAGAGTTATGATCTCCTTGCTGCATCCCATATGGACATGGATCGTCGTAGCTCTAGTAGTTTAGCCAGGCTTGCTTTCATGTGCTCACTTTTGGCATTCTGTACTGCATATTCTGTGGATTTCTCAAGAGCATATAGTGATGTAGAGCAGTGCAAGCTTCCGAAGCGGTTTTCTCATGCTTCGGTCCTACAAGATTTACATGGAAGAGTAGATGGGGCAGACAGGCAGATTGTTTCCCAACTGCAACAGTTCGTGCCCACTTCTTTTGATGCACAGGTCTGTTTACAGTCCAGTGGACGAATGAACTGTTCAGGTGATCTGGAAAAGGATTCTTATTCTCTTTGCCATTTTGCTGTGGCATCATTGCTTCGTGCACGTGGGAATGCTAAAGCTAATGGAATGGCAAATAGAGCGGACTGTTTATATTCTTTGCATGGAGGGTTGCAACTTCTGTCCATCATTTTGCAGAAGTTGATGGAATTGCCATTTGTGGTTCCCAAGTACTTCTTCAGAGTAAG GCCTTGTCTTGGTGCTGAACTGTACATGTTTGTTTCAAATCCTGCGGACACAAGCGGAATGTCAGTAGAGCCTGGTTTCCAGTTGTCTCTGACCCTTGGCATGCAGTGGAAGCGTGTGTTAGAGAGAACTGCCATTCGCCCTGTGAAATTGTACTGCATTCTAGCCGCAAGCTCGACACCCTGCTTTGATGCGGCAGGAACAAGAAGCAAACAGTTTGAAACGCGGAAGACCGCTGAAACGGTTGAGCTCAATTGCAAGCTGCTGCGGTACATAAGGAGTGATCTGAGGAAGGGCAGGGATGAGAAGGATTCCCAGTCTGGCTCGGAGATGGTGACGGCATTTGCACACTTTGAACCTGCTGATAGTGGGCAGGGATTTTCGGCTTGCCTGCTGGATGTCTCCTCGTTCCCTGAAGGTTCGTATCAGATAAAGTGGCTCGCGTGCTTCGTCGACGAGAACGGCTCCTATTTCAGCCTCCTGCCTCTGAACGATGGCGCTGTCTTCTCTGTCCGAAAGTCCTGA
- the LOC112891804 gene encoding uncharacterized protein LOC112891804 isoform X2: MILGTLEDVLKSEVLYSLSRLVSKSTILFRDQVDLLLLFLNHDSTPMKSAALKCICFMFHRHTYHFPVIRTVFGKLLPLIDDVDFSLDYKSDVLRILQKVFCGKASGIHHLSGSELSKLLLAAESYLHSSSLEMQGTALEILGEVFCILKQAKPDLNMTILKGSSFAYAEGQGVTNNVPLTSEKNGINRALCKIITMIVNYIISLVNQVISSEKKEVTRRSICMPSELDKKCIAPFRLMLKLVTCYPSAATVAIGELRGLVKELSRINGSDYSEVAVTSIEPFHTSVALQELSTSNGNAELLATTIEASLIETDIGKGKPDATEFNCKNKKSITHDLTLRTLKFANACHDVLRKTSGARYNPHDSIKGLIECIHQNDSQYWSTYEAFQLIICACIARDTCKLRDGNQELCGSKEEPNFFSTPVWIAQELCALRMTKMLIKKQKYWEAYRSSMYCCRKGLWFTASFVFRKLADAFNPGSFSCWLKSLLLFSAGEIEMKLLLFPSATIKLVGELQTDNDLSEDLYCAETDTDSIPSASQELHDHRAKITGICGRTCLANDALESNASSDFEFFFQRWFISLRSSFLEILTDILGILSANSSAYEGREDHLNVSGELLQGQILALASFSLRLSDLAKSYDLLAASHMDMDRRSSSSLARLAFMCSLLAFCTAYSVDFSRAYSDVEQCKLPKRFSHASVLQDLHGRVDGADRQIVSQLQQFVPTSFDAQVCLQSSGRMNCSGDLEKDSYSLCHFAVASLLRARGNAKANGMANRADCLYSLHGGLQLLSIILQKLMELPFVVPKYFFRVRPCLGAELYMFVSNPADTSGMSVEPGFQLSLTLGMQWKRVLERTAIRPVKLYCILAASSTPCFDAAGTRSKQFETRKTAETVELNCKLLRYIRSDLRKGRDEKDSQSGSEMVTAFAHFEPADSGQGFSACLLDVSSFPEGSYQIKWLACFVDENGSYFSLLPLNDGAVFSVRKS; the protein is encoded by the exons ATGATTCTAGGCACACTTGAAGATGTATTGAAATCTGAAGTTCTCTATTCGCTCTCAAGATTGGTATCCAAGTCTACCATTTTGTTCCGTGACCAG GTGGATTTACTGTTACTGTTTCTGAATCATGATTCCACTCCTATGAAGTCTGCGGCGTTGAAATGCATATGTTTTATGTTTCACAGACATACCTACCATTTTCCCGTTATTAGGACTGTTTTTGGAAAGTTGTTGCCACTAATTGATGATGTGGATTTTTCACTTGACTATAAGAGTGATGTGTTAAGGATTCTGCAGAAG GTTTTCTGTGGTAAAGCGTCAGGCATTCATCATTTAAGTGGTTCTGAATTATCTAAGCTTCTTCTGGCTGCTGAAAGTTATTTACATTCTTCTTCCTTGGAGATGCAAGGTACAGCTCTAGAAATACTTGGGGAAGTCTTTTGCATTCTCAAGCAAGCGAAGCCAGATCTGAACATGACCATCCTTAAGGGTTCATCATTTGCATATGCTGAGGGCCAAGGAGTAACCAACAACGTACCATTAACTTCTGAAAAAAATGGTATAAACAGAGCTCTATGTAAGATCATAACAATGATTGTGAATTATATCATATCTCTGGTCAATCAAGTAATCAGCAGTGAAAAGAAAGAAGTCACTAGAAGAAGCATCTGCATGCCATCTGAATTGGATAAGAAATGCATAGCTCCTTTCAGACTTATGCTGAAGCTTGTTACATGCTACCCTTCTGCTGCTACTGTTGCTATTGGTGAACTAAGAGGCCTGGTAAAGGAACTATCTCGAATTAACGGCAGTGATTATTCTGAAGTTGCTGTTACCTCTATTGAACCATTCCATACAAGTGTTGCTCTTCAGGAATTGAGCACTTCAAATGGCAATGCTGAACTTTTAGCTACAACTATTGAAGCTTCTCTCATTGAAACAGACATTGGTAAGGGAAAACCGGATGCCACCGAATTCAATTGCAAGAATAAAAAGTCCATTACGCATGATCTTACTCTTCGCACGCTCAAGTTTGCAAATGCTTGTCACGATGTGCTTCGTAAAACATCTGGTGCTAGATATAATCCACATGATAGCATTAAGGGCCTAATCGAGTGTATCCATCAGAATGACTCTCAATATTGGAGCACATATGAAGCCTTCCAACTAATAATTTGTGCTTGTATTGCCCGGGATACTTGTAAACTCAGAGATGGTAATCAGGAACTATGTGGTTCAAAAGAGGAGCCTAATTTCTTCTCAACTCCTGTTTGGATAGCTCAGGAATTGTGTGCACTTCGAATGACCAAAATGCTTATAAAAAAGCAGAAATACTGGGAAGCTTATAGGTCTTCCATGTACTGTTGTCGTAAAGGTCTCTGGTTCACAGCTTCCTTTGTCTTCAGGAAACTGGCAGATGCATTTAATCCAGGCTCTTTCAGTTGCTGGCTCAAATCATTGCTACTTTTTTCTGCTGGGGAAATTGAGATGAAGCTATTGCTTTTCCCCTCAGCAACTATAAAGTTAGTCGGTGAGCTACAGACAGACAATGATCTTAGTGAGGACCTTTACTGTGCTGAAACAGACACTGACAGTATTCCCAGTGCATCTCAAGAGTTGCATGATCACCGAGCAAAAATCACTGGTATTTGTGgcagaacatgcttagctaatgATGCCCTAGAATCAAATGCCTCTTCAGATTTCGAATTCTTTTTCCAGAGATGGTTCATTAGCCTTAGATCATCATTTCTGGAGATCTTAACTGACATTCTTGGTATTCTTAGTGCAAATTCTTCTGCATATGAAGGAAGAGAAGACCATTTAAATGTATCAGGAGAGCTTCTCCAAGGCCAAATACTTGCTTTGGCTAGTTTCTCTTTAAGACTAAGTGATCTGGCAAAGAGTTATGATCTCCTTGCTGCATCCCATATGGACATGGATCGTCGTAGCTCTAGTAGTTTAGCCAGGCTTGCTTTCATGTGCTCACTTTTGGCATTCTGTACTGCATATTCTGTGGATTTCTCAAGAGCATATAGTGATGTAGAGCAGTGCAAGCTTCCGAAGCGGTTTTCTCATGCTTCGGTCCTACAAGATTTACATGGAAGAGTAGATGGGGCAGACAGGCAGATTGTTTCCCAACTGCAACAGTTCGTGCCCACTTCTTTTGATGCACAGGTCTGTTTACAGTCCAGTGGACGAATGAACTGTTCAGGTGATCTGGAAAAGGATTCTTATTCTCTTTGCCATTTTGCTGTGGCATCATTGCTTCGTGCACGTGGGAATGCTAAAGCTAATGGAATGGCAAATAGAGCGGACTGTTTATATTCTTTGCATGGAGGGTTGCAACTTCTGTCCATCATTTTGCAGAAGTTGATGGAATTGCCATTTGTGGTTCCCAAGTACTTCTTCAGAGTAAG GCCTTGTCTTGGTGCTGAACTGTACATGTTTGTTTCAAATCCTGCGGACACAAGCGGAATGTCAGTAGAGCCTGGTTTCCAGTTGTCTCTGACCCTTGGCATGCAGTGGAAGCGTGTGTTAGAGAGAACTGCCATTCGCCCTGTGAAATTGTACTGCATTCTAGCCGCAAGCTCGACACCCTGCTTTGATGCGGCAGGAACAAGAAGCAAACAGTTTGAAACGCGGAAGACCGCTGAAACGGTTGAGCTCAATTGCAAGCTGCTGCGGTACATAAGGAGTGATCTGAGGAAGGGCAGGGATGAGAAGGATTCCCAGTCTGGCTCGGAGATGGTGACGGCATTTGCACACTTTGAACCTGCTGATAGTGGGCAGGGATTTTCGGCTTGCCTGCTGGATGTCTCCTCGTTCCCTGAAGGTTCGTATCAGATAAAGTGGCTCGCGTGCTTCGTCGACGAGAACGGCTCCTATTTCAGCCTCCTGCCTCTGAACGATGGCGCTGTCTTCTCTGTCCGAAAGTCCTGA
- the LOC112891805 gene encoding uncharacterized protein LOC112891805 isoform X1, with amino-acid sequence MALLCFLLDLRNIPPPLLHRLKQCLLHLANLYAAATPPPQPHASSSADAGGLPDRLALSYVHAPSSRSSSSSSSSWPELKIGYRPGEKFSLRDFHHAVNNIPLDGFLHDQHGGPPPTGDVSLTDLFSNRAIYSWATDDISKKVIAICISAQDTEALRRSLMNAAEQCVAVEFIMLELEAAFMYGDVPENANSFVNRICDLENCVVRRYNPETQVLHGLVKRWLEELKDDMEETPQAVFLFRYPIINSVKHIYCNFYASANQITDGFPSCQACRCHGRPIDLVTPNKIKWTCPITSRQLAASDVTDTAVRIGEQTVLFLPTSEGGSNLQRVSASISFDVIERTELASMNEGVIMGRSFVVIPCSNDVEVALTDESSDQNTQIFYGLCETLFRFDQGLVCSSSCNIETMKIGTLQCYYLLQPSEKGPMLLRRLAGSEEILPLPDVSRDRNSKVTMEIKKSVETSLSKIALKDYNPLQHERGFHSKLNLLVKDSLQFGSIDPDSAPKDPYLVDSFSEPQIPTCQGLEGSRFLNQPEENAEGLNDHLHSFSEPQTSTFRTPKENKLSNQSKKGKASPSISEEWEKFIIIDDLDDDLATPAAPRPTANKPPRAKPPSPVKPLDEKTSRILERLEPPRAKKQRPANAGKASTKAAPAPGRVAGTQNRKPLLPVEPSASQPLKPTFNRLRRKLNT; translated from the exons ATggctctgctctgcttcctgcTGGACCTGCGCAACATCCCTCCTCCCCTGCTCCACCGCCTCAAGCAG TGCCTTCTCCACCTCGCCAACCTCTACGCCGCCGCAACGCCACCGCCCCAACCCCACGCCTCGTCCTCCGCGGACGCCGGTGGGCTCCCCGACCGCCTGGCTCTCAGCTACGTCCACGCCCCCTCCTCCAGAtcatcctcctcgtcctcctcctcttgGCCTGAG CTAAAGATTGGGTATAGGCCTGGTGAAAAGTTCAGCCTTCGAGATTTCCACCATGCTGTAAATAACATACCTCTGGATGGCTTTCTGCATGACCAACATGGTGGGCCTCCGCCTACTGGAG ATGTATCACTGACGGACCTTTTTAGCAATAGAGCCATCTATTCTTGGGCTACTGATGACATTTCCAAGAAAGTGATTGCTATATGTATATCTGCACAAGACACAGAAGCTCTCCGAAGATCTCTTATG AATGCTGCAGAACAGTGTGTTGCAGTGGAGTTTATAATGTTGGAATTAGAAGCTGCATTCATGTATGGTGATGTTCCCGAAAATGCCAATTCTTTTGTAAACAGAATTTGCGATCTTGAGAACTGTGTGGTACGGAGATACAATCCTG AGACCCAAGTTTTGCATGGCCTAGTGAAGAGGTGGTTAGAGGAGCTAAAGGATGACATGGAGGAGACACCGCAAGCTGTATTTCTGTTCAGATATCCCATTATCAACTCTGTTAAACACATATATTGCAATTTTTATGCATCAGCTAATCAGATAACTGATGGTTTTCCATCTTGTCAG GCATGCAGGTGCCATGGTCGCCCTATTGACCTTGTCACcccaaataaaataaaatggACGTGTCCAATAACTAGTCGACAGCTTGCAGCTTCTGATGTTACTGATActgctgtgaggattggagaACAAACGGTATTGTTTCTGCCTACTTCAGAAGGTGGATCAAACTTACAGCGAGTCTCTGCTTCCATTTCTTTTGATGTAATTGAGCGCACTGAGTTAGCCTCAATGAATGAAG GAGTCATAATGGGGAGGTCTTTTGTTGTGATTCCCTGTTCAAATGATGTTGAAGTTGCTCTAACTGATGAGAGTTCAGACCAGAACACCCAGA TTTTCTATGGCCTATGTGAAACTCTTTTCAGGTTTGACCAGGGACTTGTTTGCTCCTCATCATGCAATATTGAAACAATGAAAATTGGAACTCTTCAGTGTTACTATCTTCTTCAACCATCTGAGAAGGGACCAATGCTTCTGAGG AGGCTTGCTGGATCTGAAGAGATATTGCCTCTCCCAGACGTGAGTCGAGATCGCAACTCCAAGGTTACCATGGAAATCAAGAAGTCAGTTGAAACCTCCTTGTCTAAG attgcactcaaggatTACAACCCTCTGCAACATGAAAGAGGTTTTCATTCGAAACTGAATCTTCTGGTGAAGGACAGCCTGCAATTCGG ATCCATTGATCCAGACTCTGCCCCGAAGGACCCTTACCTCGTTGATTCGTTCAGCGAGCCACAGATACCAACATGCCAGGGCCTCGAAGGAAGCAGGTTCCTGAACCAACCTGAGGAAAACGCTGAAGGTCTCAACGATCATCTCCACTCATTCAGCGAACCACAAACATCAACATTCAGAACTCCCAAGGAGAACAAGCTATCGAACCAGTCAAAGAAGGGGAAGGCCTCCCCAAGCATCAGTGAGGAGTGGGAGAAATTCATCATCatcgatgatctcgacgacgacCTTGCCACCCCTGCCGCTCCCAGGCCTACTGCCAACAAGCCTCCCCGCGCCAAGCCGCCATCCCCGGTGAAGCCGCTGGATGAGAAGACTTCAAGGATTCTGGAGAGGCTGGAGCCTCCCAGGGCGAAGAAGCAGAGGCCGGCTAATGCTGGCAAGGCCAGCACCAAAGCGGCACCGGCACCCGGCCGTGTTGCCGGTACACAGAACAGGAAGCCGCTGCTGCCAGTGGAGCCGAGCGCAAGCCAGCCGCTGAAACCAACCTTCAACAGGCTTAGGAGAAAGCTCAATACCTGA
- the LOC112891805 gene encoding uncharacterized protein LOC112891805 isoform X2, with protein MALLCFLLDLRNIPPPLLHRLKQCLLHLANLYAAATPPPQPHASSSADAGGLPDRLALSYVHAPSSRSSSSSSSSWPEIGYRPGEKFSLRDFHHAVNNIPLDGFLHDQHGGPPPTGDVSLTDLFSNRAIYSWATDDISKKVIAICISAQDTEALRRSLMNAAEQCVAVEFIMLELEAAFMYGDVPENANSFVNRICDLENCVVRRYNPETQVLHGLVKRWLEELKDDMEETPQAVFLFRYPIINSVKHIYCNFYASANQITDGFPSCQACRCHGRPIDLVTPNKIKWTCPITSRQLAASDVTDTAVRIGEQTVLFLPTSEGGSNLQRVSASISFDVIERTELASMNEGVIMGRSFVVIPCSNDVEVALTDESSDQNTQIFYGLCETLFRFDQGLVCSSSCNIETMKIGTLQCYYLLQPSEKGPMLLRRLAGSEEILPLPDVSRDRNSKVTMEIKKSVETSLSKIALKDYNPLQHERGFHSKLNLLVKDSLQFGSIDPDSAPKDPYLVDSFSEPQIPTCQGLEGSRFLNQPEENAEGLNDHLHSFSEPQTSTFRTPKENKLSNQSKKGKASPSISEEWEKFIIIDDLDDDLATPAAPRPTANKPPRAKPPSPVKPLDEKTSRILERLEPPRAKKQRPANAGKASTKAAPAPGRVAGTQNRKPLLPVEPSASQPLKPTFNRLRRKLNT; from the exons ATggctctgctctgcttcctgcTGGACCTGCGCAACATCCCTCCTCCCCTGCTCCACCGCCTCAAGCAG TGCCTTCTCCACCTCGCCAACCTCTACGCCGCCGCAACGCCACCGCCCCAACCCCACGCCTCGTCCTCCGCGGACGCCGGTGGGCTCCCCGACCGCCTGGCTCTCAGCTACGTCCACGCCCCCTCCTCCAGAtcatcctcctcgtcctcctcctcttgGCCTGAG ATTGGGTATAGGCCTGGTGAAAAGTTCAGCCTTCGAGATTTCCACCATGCTGTAAATAACATACCTCTGGATGGCTTTCTGCATGACCAACATGGTGGGCCTCCGCCTACTGGAG ATGTATCACTGACGGACCTTTTTAGCAATAGAGCCATCTATTCTTGGGCTACTGATGACATTTCCAAGAAAGTGATTGCTATATGTATATCTGCACAAGACACAGAAGCTCTCCGAAGATCTCTTATG AATGCTGCAGAACAGTGTGTTGCAGTGGAGTTTATAATGTTGGAATTAGAAGCTGCATTCATGTATGGTGATGTTCCCGAAAATGCCAATTCTTTTGTAAACAGAATTTGCGATCTTGAGAACTGTGTGGTACGGAGATACAATCCTG AGACCCAAGTTTTGCATGGCCTAGTGAAGAGGTGGTTAGAGGAGCTAAAGGATGACATGGAGGAGACACCGCAAGCTGTATTTCTGTTCAGATATCCCATTATCAACTCTGTTAAACACATATATTGCAATTTTTATGCATCAGCTAATCAGATAACTGATGGTTTTCCATCTTGTCAG GCATGCAGGTGCCATGGTCGCCCTATTGACCTTGTCACcccaaataaaataaaatggACGTGTCCAATAACTAGTCGACAGCTTGCAGCTTCTGATGTTACTGATActgctgtgaggattggagaACAAACGGTATTGTTTCTGCCTACTTCAGAAGGTGGATCAAACTTACAGCGAGTCTCTGCTTCCATTTCTTTTGATGTAATTGAGCGCACTGAGTTAGCCTCAATGAATGAAG GAGTCATAATGGGGAGGTCTTTTGTTGTGATTCCCTGTTCAAATGATGTTGAAGTTGCTCTAACTGATGAGAGTTCAGACCAGAACACCCAGA TTTTCTATGGCCTATGTGAAACTCTTTTCAGGTTTGACCAGGGACTTGTTTGCTCCTCATCATGCAATATTGAAACAATGAAAATTGGAACTCTTCAGTGTTACTATCTTCTTCAACCATCTGAGAAGGGACCAATGCTTCTGAGG AGGCTTGCTGGATCTGAAGAGATATTGCCTCTCCCAGACGTGAGTCGAGATCGCAACTCCAAGGTTACCATGGAAATCAAGAAGTCAGTTGAAACCTCCTTGTCTAAG attgcactcaaggatTACAACCCTCTGCAACATGAAAGAGGTTTTCATTCGAAACTGAATCTTCTGGTGAAGGACAGCCTGCAATTCGG ATCCATTGATCCAGACTCTGCCCCGAAGGACCCTTACCTCGTTGATTCGTTCAGCGAGCCACAGATACCAACATGCCAGGGCCTCGAAGGAAGCAGGTTCCTGAACCAACCTGAGGAAAACGCTGAAGGTCTCAACGATCATCTCCACTCATTCAGCGAACCACAAACATCAACATTCAGAACTCCCAAGGAGAACAAGCTATCGAACCAGTCAAAGAAGGGGAAGGCCTCCCCAAGCATCAGTGAGGAGTGGGAGAAATTCATCATCatcgatgatctcgacgacgacCTTGCCACCCCTGCCGCTCCCAGGCCTACTGCCAACAAGCCTCCCCGCGCCAAGCCGCCATCCCCGGTGAAGCCGCTGGATGAGAAGACTTCAAGGATTCTGGAGAGGCTGGAGCCTCCCAGGGCGAAGAAGCAGAGGCCGGCTAATGCTGGCAAGGCCAGCACCAAAGCGGCACCGGCACCCGGCCGTGTTGCCGGTACACAGAACAGGAAGCCGCTGCTGCCAGTGGAGCCGAGCGCAAGCCAGCCGCTGAAACCAACCTTCAACAGGCTTAGGAGAAAGCTCAATACCTGA